GTGAAGGTGATGGTCTTGTCCTTCCGAGGCGGGCACAATCGGTCAAGGCACAGCCGCATCGCCGGACCATCGCCACTCAAGGCCATTTCGATCGCCTTGCGAGTTAGAGCTTCGGCCTCCCCGTCCAGCAGGGCCTCGACGGCTTGCGTCGCGCGGTTGCGAGCCCCCTTCGGCCTGCCAGCAGGATTGCCGCTGCGGCCCGCCCCGAACTGCGTTTCCTCACTCGGCATGGCTCAACCTCGGGCCTCTTTGCGTCCCTGTAAAAGCAGGAAAGAAACAGGTTTGGGCATCATCGGTAGCACTCGGTCGTGATGTCTTTCAGGGGCAGATCCCGGTCAGCCGCGACCATGATCCGGACGATGTTGTGGTCCTCGTCCTTCAGGTCGTGGCCGCACTCCCGTAGGAATGCCTCAGCGGCCCCCGGCGGCAGACCTTTCGGACCCTCAATTGCAAACTGGCGCACCTTGCGGTGCCTCAGTGGGCGGATGGCGCTCTCCAGTTTCTGGAGGCGGGCGTTCAAGTCTCTCATATCGCTACCTATTCCCAGTCCTCATACCATGAAAACCGTGAAGACGTATCTACGCATTTGCGGCATTCCGCTTTGCAGGCATTTATGGTTCCCGCTGTTACTGCATCCATCGAAGGCAGCCGTCCGTCTCGCACTGCCCGTGCAGGTGGCCATTGAAGCTATCCCGAGCCCAAGAGAGACGCCCTTTGCACTTGGGGCATTCAACGGTGCCGCTGTCGCCGTCCTGCGCGCTGATCGCTTCGAACACACGGCGCATCGGCGCCTGATCGGCCAGCGGCTCAAGGAACGCGATCTTGAGCCCGGCGGCGAAGCCCTGAAGGGCGGCTGCGGCGGCCTGCTGGCGGAGTTCGCGGGCGTCGTCCCGTACCTCCAATGACACGGCGGCGGTAAGCGCCATTTGCCGGGCGGTCTCGATGCCGGCCTTGAAGGCGGCTTGCTCGCGAGGTGTCATCGGACCACTTCCTGTATGTATGGCAATTGAAGAACAGCGCTTGATGAGCCGAACCCTCAGCACAGACGATTTGCCGTTGCCTCTTGTCTGTGCCTTGCAGCCTTGGATCGACGCCGTTGAGACCGCGACGCTTGGCATGGGCGAGGAGGTCAGAACTGTTGCGGAGGTCGCGTGCGCGGGTCTGCACCGCCGGGTCGTGATGACGGCACCGATTGAGACTGCGATTGAGGATGCACGGATCGCCACGTCCGTCCTAGCGAGCGTGCTGGATTGGAAAGGAGCGGTTCCGGCTACGGCGCGGCCCAACGCCGTGGCGGCTCTGCAAGCCTTGATCGTGTGGTTGCAGAGCGCAAGACCGAACGAGCGGACCATAGCACTGGGTCTGGACTGGTAATCGGTAGTCGGCTCGACCGATCTGCTAAATGAGAGATGTCCCGTCGTCCGAACCGGACCTCGACAATCTGTGATCGCTCGCCGCAGTTGGGATCTTGCCGCACGATCCCAACATAAGAAAACAATCAGAGGAAACGCTACGGTCAGATGATCTGGCCTGCCCTGAAGGGAGATCGTCGTGTTGACTGCACTAGCTCCTATCTGCTTGGCCAGCGCGACTGTGCTGGGTTGTCTGCTATTGTCCGGCAGAGACGCCCGACGTGGGCGCGAAGTAACTGTCATGCTGTTGCTCTGCATCGCCTTCGCAACGTTAGGCGCCATCGGCGAGATAGGCTCGGGCACCGTAACAGTTGGAGGCCCATGATGCTGGACACGTCTTCACTCCATGGGTTGACGACTTCCGTCGCCGAAGCGTTGCGTCCATGGGCAGCCGAAGTTGCCAAAGGTACGGACGCCATCCCGCACAGCCTACGTGCCGCGGCTGAAGAGGCTCCCGGGCGCATTCGAGCCGCAACTACACTGACAGTCCGGATCGACTCGGCGCTAGTCGATGCACAGGCGGCTTCGCTGCGTTTGGCCGATGTAATCGATGAAGGACAGACAAATCGTTTGCAACGGTCGACCAAGGGTGCACGCTCGTCTTTTGAGTGGCTGCTGCAATGCCTGTGGGAAGTAAATAGGATAGATACCGGTGCGTAAGGCGCGTTACTGTCGACAACGGAAGATATCAGTTCGTCGAGAGCGGCGAGACGGCCGACCTGGTCGGCCTTTATACCCTTGCGATGCAGGGCAAATCGGAAGGCGACGGCAGCCGGTGCGTTCAGGTCATGCCTCTCAATACCATCGAGGAGGGCGAGAACCGCTGCAGGCGTAACGGTCTAGGTTACGAGGGTCCCGCTCATGCGGCATCGTCCTGCATGGTCGCGATAAGGCGACGTAGCCCGAACTCGCCCGCCCGCTGATGGTCAGGATCCCGTGAACCGAGCTGCCCGAGCATGTACGTGGCGAAGCGGCGATCATGCAGCGTCACCGCGTCGACATCGGTGGCGAGGATACCGCGGTGCTCGGCCTCGCTCCGGCCAGCACGGATGACCTGAGCGGCGAAGGTCTCACCGATGGCGCGGACGGCGCCGGGGAAGGGGATGGTCTCGGCCATGGTCATCCTCTCAGGCGCTCGCGGCAGTCGCGACGGCATCACGGTTCTCCTCAGGCTGTGGGACGGTGAAGAGCGGCGAACGAGGCCGCACGGTTCGGCGATCAAGCGCCGCGAGGGCTTCGAGCTGGTGCAGGGTGGGCTCCAAGCTGGTCGGGATCGGTCTCGGCCTTGCGCAAGGTCTCGGTGAAGGCGTCGCCGCGCGGTCCGAGGGTAACCCGAGCAATCGCCCGCATCGCGCGCAGCCGCGCCAGGCGCTCGGCTGGATCAACGTCAGGACGCCAAGGCCCGAAGGCGTTCTGCAAGGCGATCATCGGCCGAACTCCCACCAGGGGATGCCAGCCGGCTGCCCGAATTTCATGCGGTGGGTGAGGTGCCCGAACGAAACCTCGGTTGCCGTGATCGCGCGGACCGCACCGCTTGTCGGCAGCACCAAGGCCCCGCAGGCGTCGACCCTGATGATGCCCGCCGCCTCGTGGACCCCGAAAAGCCGGCTCGCTGTCCAACCCAGAGCCTCGGCCTGCAGGCCGAACTGGTCGAGGAAAGCGAGTGCACGCGCATATACGCGGGGCCATTCACCGCCGCGGTAGTCGGGGCAGGGCGGTTGCTCGGGGTCAAGGCGGGCGAGGCCAGCACG
The DNA window shown above is from Methylobacterium sp. WL1 and carries:
- a CDS encoding DUF5681 domain-containing protein; the encoded protein is MPSEETQFGAGRSGNPAGRPKGARNRATQAVEALLDGEAEALTRKAIEMALSGDGPAMRLCLDRLCPPRKDKTITFTLPEIETAADLTKATKALLHGVADGEITPSEAAELSKLVDAHTKAIEAVDLATRLSALEHAAGGKR